The DNA segment TCCCGCGATCGAGCTCGAGATCGAGATGTTCAACGATGGCGTAGTTGTGTACGGACAGGTGCACCAGCATAAAGGCCGCTCCCAGGCTTAAGGTCTGGTTATTTATACAGTGTTTTGTTTGGGCCTGACAATGCCCCTGCTTAGCTCGATTCGCTTGGTCGAATAAATTTCTTAGCGCATTCGAGAATGACTAATCAGCACTTTTTTGTAGGGACAATCGAATCCAGCCCTTGAAGCCTGATTTTGCGGCCCCATATATCGGGGCAGAAGCGCGAGTCAGGCTCGCGGACGTAATTGAAAGGAGAATTCTATGGCTGACGAATCGACAGTAGATCCGCAAAACCCAGAAGCCAATCAGGCGCCCGAAGGTTCGGGTGACGACCTGGCGACCCGTGTACAAGTGCTCGAAGAGCAATTGGCCGCCGCGCAGGATCAGTCTCTGCGTGTTGCTGCCGATCTGCAGAACGTCCGTCGCCGTGCCGAACAGGACGTCGAGAAGGCGCACAAGTTTGCCCTGGAAAAATTTGCCGGCGACTTGCTGCCTATCGTTGACAGTCTGGAGCGCGGCCTCGAGCTGTCGAGCCCGGACGACGAAAGCATCCGCCCAATGCGCGAAGGTATCGAGCTGACGCTGAAAATGTTCCACGACACCCTCAAGCGTTATCAGCTGGAAGCGATCGACCCGCATGGCGAACCGTTCAACGCCGTTCAGCATCAGGCGATGGCCATGCAGGAAAGCGCTGACGTCGAACCGAACAGCGTGCTGAAGGTGTTCCAGAAAGGCTACCAGCTCAACGGTCGCCTGTTGCGCCCGGCCATGGTTGTGGTCAGCAAGGCGCCTGCGCCAGTTTCGCCTTCTATTGACGAGCAGGCTTGAAATTAGCCGCAAGGCCCCCATTTAGAAGTCAAGCGTTTAAGTATTACCGCAGTCAGCCACCACTGCTGCGGCAAAAAAATCAAAGTTTCGGGAGAGTGAACATGGGCAAAATTATCGGTATCGACCTGGGGACTACCAACTCCTGCGTCTCCGTGCTGGAAAACGGCAAGGCTAAAGTTATTGAAAACGCTGAAGGCGCGCGTACCACGCCGTCGATCATCGCTTACGCCAACGATGGCGAAATCCTGGTAGGTCAGTCGGCCAAGCGTCAGGCTGTGACCAACCCGCACAACACCCTGTACGCAGTCAAGCGTCTGATCGGTCGTCGCTTCGACGAAGAAGTTGTGCAGAAAGACATCCAGATGGTCCCTTACAAGATCGTCAAGGCTGATAACAATGACGCCTGGGTTGAAGTGAACGGCCAGAAAATGGCGCCGCCACAAATCTCGGCTGAAATCCTGAAAAAGATGAAGAAGACTGCCGAAGACTATCTCGGCGAAGCCGTGACCGAAGCGGTGATTACCGTTCCGGCCTACTTCAACGACAGTCAGCGTCAGGCGACCAAAGACGCCGGCCGCATCGCGGGTCTGGACGTTAAACGTATCATCAACGAACCAACCGCAGCCGCTCTGGCTTACGGTATGGACAAGGCCAAGGGCGATCACACCGTGATCGTTT comes from the Pseudomonas granadensis genome and includes:
- the grpE gene encoding nucleotide exchange factor GrpE, with the translated sequence MADESTVDPQNPEANQAPEGSGDDLATRVQVLEEQLAAAQDQSLRVAADLQNVRRRAEQDVEKAHKFALEKFAGDLLPIVDSLERGLELSSPDDESIRPMREGIELTLKMFHDTLKRYQLEAIDPHGEPFNAVQHQAMAMQESADVEPNSVLKVFQKGYQLNGRLLRPAMVVVSKAPAPVSPSIDEQA